A genomic window from Leptospira andrefontaineae includes:
- a CDS encoding ABC transporter permease subunit — protein MRNYFLKRIFLIVPTILGITFLVFILSHLAPGGPLEREIAKLRGYGNEDGARSSLINNEEIEILKQKLRLDKPLPVAYLYWLWDVASLDLGESRLHSRPVNELIFEKIPVSLTFGLSGFLLSYLICIPLGIRKAIQSGQAFDSGTSIIILIAYSIPVFALSMLLLYLFSSGEVFSVFPLGHEYSDNYDDLDFFEKIIDRAEHMFLPVLCYVSGSFAMLTLLMKNSLLDQISKEYVRTAISKGLSFKDAIYKHAFRNSLIPIATGFGSNLSLVLAGSLIIELVFSIDGIGLLGFQAVTERDTNLMMGLLLIQSFLSLIGNILSDLCYVIIDPRINFEA, from the coding sequence ATGAGAAATTATTTTTTAAAAAGGATCTTTCTGATCGTTCCCACAATCCTCGGAATTACTTTCCTGGTATTTATTTTATCCCATTTGGCTCCGGGTGGACCCTTAGAAAGAGAGATCGCAAAGTTAAGAGGATATGGCAACGAAGATGGTGCCAGATCTTCCTTAATTAATAACGAAGAAATAGAGATCCTAAAACAAAAACTACGTTTGGACAAACCACTTCCGGTTGCTTACTTGTACTGGCTTTGGGATGTGGCAAGTTTGGATCTCGGAGAATCTAGATTACATTCTCGTCCAGTAAACGAACTCATCTTCGAAAAGATACCGGTCTCCCTTACATTCGGACTTTCCGGATTTTTACTTTCTTATTTAATCTGCATTCCATTAGGAATTCGTAAAGCGATCCAAAGTGGGCAGGCATTCGATAGTGGAACTAGTATCATCATTCTGATTGCGTACTCGATTCCTGTATTTGCACTTTCCATGTTGCTATTATATTTATTTTCCTCCGGAGAAGTGTTTTCCGTATTTCCTCTAGGCCATGAATATTCTGACAATTACGATGACTTGGATTTTTTTGAAAAGATCATAGATAGAGCAGAGCATATGTTCTTACCGGTACTTTGTTATGTTTCCGGATCTTTTGCGATGCTGACTCTTTTAATGAAAAATTCTCTTTTAGACCAGATCTCCAAAGAGTACGTGAGAACTGCGATCTCCAAAGGTTTATCTTTTAAAGATGCAATTTATAAACATGCTTTCAGAAACAGTCTAATCCCGATCGCCACAGGATTCGGTTCTAATTTAAGTTTGGTATTAGCGGGATCCTTGATCATCGAGCTGGTATTCAGTATAGATGGAATTGGATTACTCGGTTTCCAAGCAGTCACTGAAAGAGACACCAACCTGATGATGGGATTACTACTAATCCAGAGTTTTCTTTCTCTGATCGGAAATATCCTCTCCGATCTATGTTATGTTATCATCGACCCTAGGATCAATTTCGAAGCATGA
- a CDS encoding ABC transporter permease subunit, giving the protein MNSLAKRRFEKFRSNTKAWISLWILGTSYIISLFAPIVANNQPWIVSYDDSWKFPIFFRYTDKDFGGSEYSPINYKKLKLREDFEDDDDNWILFPPVPYGYNEDNLETIEDDENPPSSPSLKHWLGTDDRGRDVFTRIFYAYRNSMSFGLILVIIEFLFGTIIGGIQGYYGKRTDIILQRIIEILSAIPFLYLILIMGSFFGRGFIVLGITYSALSWIGISMYMRGEFYRAKALTYVDAAKALGASSWSIMKNHILPNAITPLVTFLPFALISSISILSALDFLGYGIPAPNPSWGEMISQGRDNLRAWWLIAFPSLSLAATILLSSFIGEGIRDSFDSKEKVTYE; this is encoded by the coding sequence ATGAACTCTTTAGCCAAAAGAAGATTCGAAAAATTCAGATCCAATACAAAAGCTTGGATCTCTCTCTGGATTTTGGGGACTTCTTATATCATTTCCTTATTCGCACCAATAGTTGCAAATAATCAACCTTGGATTGTTTCTTATGATGATTCTTGGAAATTCCCAATCTTCTTCCGTTATACTGATAAGGATTTCGGTGGATCCGAATATTCTCCTATAAATTATAAAAAACTAAAATTGAGAGAAGATTTCGAAGACGACGATGATAATTGGATCTTGTTCCCTCCAGTTCCATACGGATATAACGAAGACAATTTAGAAACGATTGAAGATGACGAAAATCCTCCTTCCTCCCCTAGCCTAAAACATTGGCTTGGAACTGATGATAGAGGAAGAGATGTATTCACTCGGATCTTTTATGCGTACAGAAACTCCATGAGTTTCGGACTCATACTAGTAATTATAGAATTCCTATTTGGAACCATCATAGGTGGGATCCAAGGATATTACGGAAAAAGGACTGATATCATATTACAAAGGATCATCGAAATTTTATCTGCTATTCCTTTCTTATATTTGATACTGATCATGGGTTCCTTTTTCGGCCGAGGATTTATAGTGTTGGGGATCACTTATTCCGCATTAAGCTGGATAGGGATCAGCATGTATATGAGAGGTGAATTCTATAGGGCCAAGGCTCTTACTTATGTGGATGCAGCTAAAGCATTAGGCGCTAGTTCTTGGAGTATAATGAAAAATCATATTCTCCCTAATGCGATCACTCCACTTGTGACCTTCTTACCTTTTGCACTTATCAGTTCGATCTCCATCTTGAGTGCTCTGGACTTTTTAGGTTATGGAATTCCGGCACCAAATCCTTCTTGGGGAGAAATGATCAGCCAAGGAAGAGATAATCTGAGAGCTTGGTGGTTGATCGCATTTCCTTCTTTGTCTTTGGCGGCCACTATTCTTCTTTCTTCTTTTATAGGAGAAGGGATACGTGATTCTTTTGATTCTAAGGAGAAGGTAACGTACGAATGA
- a CDS encoding MutS family DNA mismatch repair protein, with product MNALNRVRRLGSEISRLGRIIQKEESALSLLSTFRILSFLFFIVWIVGVYLLRTVSDLYYLPSILILAVFYRLLSAYQKRREKIRRLNVWSDFITAQISRIQLDGKHYPKSKREYYKNLVLETGLPPWTKDLDFLGEKGIFSRIDTTVIQKGTSKFLEYFLETPEESKVMARQTVVIGLSKRAKVLQKLLRQFRLYEASFPARREGEDEKLPSYIPKIGSLQPERSEKNKTDFPFNLFEEEPNDFWKSSFGKVAGALRVLFPVWLALVWILVLGSFLFGQTWGFGIFILHSAFFGSYRNRSLKMLQPIAEDSETLEELGKLLLYIRSSNLSGTKGEIFLSNWNQKELKNSWKQFLKISNLAAYTQSPLAHALLNILFFFDLWIWRRYTSWWNKNGTSLKASMSDLAELDSLLPLANLSWIEPEFTFPILEKSNTTIHAKNLVHPLIPSDKRVANDLEPMQPGKLLLLTGSNMSGKTTYLRALGISGIFAMAGGPVPASEFITPILDVHSSIRNEDSVEEGISFFYAEVRRLGRILQDIKNSQKGRLVLLDEILKGTNSRERTIACKGILKKLRQYGVFGIITTHDLELADLPELSLFHFREEIENGKMTFDYKIRSGIVQSSNALEVLRLEGLDLD from the coding sequence ATGAACGCCCTAAACAGGGTCCGTCGACTTGGATCCGAAATTTCCCGCCTTGGCAGGATCATCCAAAAGGAAGAATCCGCTCTTTCCCTATTATCCACTTTCAGAATACTTTCCTTCTTATTTTTTATCGTTTGGATTGTTGGAGTTTATCTTCTTCGAACTGTCTCTGATCTATACTATTTACCTTCCATTCTCATTTTAGCAGTCTTCTATCGTTTATTATCCGCGTATCAAAAGAGAAGGGAGAAGATTAGAAGGTTAAATGTTTGGTCAGATTTCATAACAGCTCAGATCTCCAGAATCCAATTGGATGGAAAACATTATCCAAAGTCTAAAAGAGAATATTATAAGAATCTTGTATTAGAGACCGGCCTTCCGCCTTGGACAAAGGATTTGGATTTTTTGGGAGAGAAGGGGATCTTTTCCAGAATAGACACCACTGTCATACAAAAAGGAACTTCCAAGTTTTTAGAATATTTCTTGGAAACTCCCGAAGAATCAAAGGTAATGGCGAGACAAACTGTAGTTATCGGTCTTTCTAAAAGAGCAAAAGTACTCCAAAAGTTGCTCAGGCAGTTTAGATTGTATGAAGCTTCCTTTCCGGCAAGAAGAGAGGGAGAAGATGAAAAACTTCCTTCTTATATTCCTAAGATCGGTAGTCTTCAACCGGAACGTTCCGAAAAGAATAAGACAGATTTTCCGTTCAATTTATTTGAAGAAGAGCCAAATGATTTTTGGAAATCTTCTTTTGGAAAAGTGGCTGGAGCGCTCAGAGTTTTATTTCCAGTTTGGCTCGCTCTTGTTTGGATTTTAGTATTAGGAAGTTTTTTATTCGGACAAACCTGGGGATTCGGGATCTTCATTCTTCATTCTGCATTTTTCGGATCTTATCGAAATAGATCCTTAAAGATGCTCCAGCCAATCGCAGAAGATTCGGAAACATTGGAGGAATTAGGAAAACTTTTACTATATATTCGTTCTTCTAATCTTTCCGGAACAAAGGGAGAAATTTTTCTTTCCAATTGGAATCAGAAAGAACTCAAAAACTCTTGGAAACAATTTCTTAAAATTTCCAATTTAGCCGCTTATACTCAGTCTCCTTTAGCTCACGCATTATTGAATATTTTGTTCTTTTTCGATCTTTGGATTTGGAGAAGGTATACTTCTTGGTGGAATAAAAACGGCACTTCTCTAAAGGCATCCATGTCGGATCTTGCCGAGCTGGATTCTTTGCTCCCACTTGCGAATCTAAGCTGGATAGAGCCGGAATTTACTTTTCCTATATTAGAAAAATCAAATACAACGATTCATGCAAAAAATCTTGTACATCCGTTAATTCCTTCCGACAAAAGAGTAGCGAACGATCTGGAACCTATGCAACCAGGAAAACTTCTTCTTTTAACCGGATCGAATATGTCTGGAAAGACCACTTACTTAAGAGCATTGGGAATTTCAGGAATATTTGCAATGGCTGGAGGACCAGTACCCGCTTCCGAATTTATAACTCCTATCTTAGACGTACATTCCAGTATCCGAAATGAAGACTCTGTAGAGGAGGGTATCTCATTCTTTTATGCGGAAGTCAGACGTCTGGGAAGAATATTACAAGATATTAAAAATTCTCAGAAAGGTAGGTTAGTGCTATTGGACGAGATCCTAAAAGGCACGAATTCAAGAGAAAGAACAATTGCCTGCAAAGGAATATTGAAAAAATTAAGACAGTACGGTGTGTTCGGAATTATTACAACTCATGATCTTGAATTGGCGGACTTACCCGAACTTTCTTTGTTTCACTTCAGGGAAGAAATTGAGAACGGCAAGATGACTTTCGATTATAAGATCAGATCCGGTATAGTACAGTCCAGTAACGCTCTGGAAGTTTTAAGATTAGAAGGTTTGGACCTAGACTAA
- a CDS encoding ABC transporter ATP-binding protein, with amino-acid sequence MNSEAILQVSNLNLELFKEGRFVPLLEDINFEIRKGEVLALVGESGCGKSVCAAAITKLLSHESFRYANGKVLFQGTDLLQTDSETLRKIRGKKISYVFQEPFSALNPLSKIKDQMTEGFLEHGLGTRKEAEDKAEYLLGAVGITDIKLRMNCYPHQLSGGILQRVGIGMALMCDPELLIADEPTSALDVTVQAQLVELLLRLKEKMNLSVLFISHDFGLVSHIADRICVLYAGRIAELGTVDQVLDEPNHPYTKDLLDSLPSHFSQTGVFKPIEGRLPSPGNYPKGCHYSDRCDFVFSHCNTVKPILKSTNGSGHLSACFLNEKTELAG; translated from the coding sequence ATGAATTCGGAAGCTATTCTCCAAGTATCTAATTTAAATCTAGAACTTTTCAAAGAAGGAAGGTTCGTACCATTATTAGAAGATATCAATTTCGAGATCCGTAAAGGAGAAGTTCTTGCACTCGTAGGGGAATCAGGTTGTGGAAAATCTGTATGCGCTGCTGCGATCACAAAATTACTTTCTCATGAATCGTTTAGATATGCGAATGGAAAGGTCTTATTCCAAGGAACGGACCTTCTTCAAACAGACTCTGAAACTTTAAGAAAGATCCGAGGAAAAAAAATCTCATACGTATTCCAAGAACCCTTCTCAGCTTTAAATCCTTTAAGCAAAATAAAAGACCAAATGACAGAAGGATTTTTAGAACACGGGCTTGGGACCCGTAAAGAAGCGGAAGATAAGGCCGAATATCTTCTTGGAGCAGTAGGAATTACCGACATAAAATTAAGGATGAATTGTTATCCTCATCAGTTGAGCGGAGGGATCTTGCAAAGAGTTGGGATCGGAATGGCATTGATGTGTGATCCGGAACTTCTGATCGCAGATGAACCTACTTCTGCTTTAGACGTTACGGTCCAGGCCCAATTGGTGGAACTCCTACTAAGACTCAAAGAAAAAATGAACTTATCCGTATTATTCATCTCTCATGATTTCGGTTTGGTCAGCCATATCGCAGACCGGATCTGTGTATTATACGCAGGAAGAATTGCAGAGCTTGGAACAGTGGACCAAGTTTTGGATGAACCAAACCATCCTTATACAAAAGATCTTCTGGATTCTTTACCTTCTCATTTTTCCCAAACTGGAGTTTTTAAACCGATAGAAGGAAGATTACCTTCTCCAGGAAATTATCCTAAAGGTTGTCATTATTCAGACAGATGTGATTTTGTATTTTCTCACTGTAATACTGTAAAACCTATATTAAAAAGTACGAATGGATCCGGACATCTCTCAGCATGCTTCTTAAATGAGAAGACGGAGCTTGCAGGATGA
- a CDS encoding AsmA family protein, whose protein sequence is MRSWDVLNRYLEENKIRYISALGFFVLLFILIVYIPFVQRKDVYKEFILDRLRSSTDLDIKVADSDLYLLPFPGIELNQIEIRKDNVLIAVSDKVDIDISWFGLIKRMIEIRDISINGGSLHLERRKDGSFDIVEYLNGKKKETEQKSNVKELLDDVNSKIGFSTEDFLAVSLKNIEIDNFTLVYNEQNHEKKYIVYFKKSQVSVSFYGKDVDLLFQGRIDDQPIDLEMTGGLQNFPINWEKLQFSAILKTEELSLSLLREIFNIFPAGDFSKTKLSGRTEVVKEEGTIFKFKVRNQVKDLAYKGGLPFGNIRLNVDFDLDLINKKVAFPFIEAVWEGVAKATAKGSVNWKNRSLGQFDIKADYGDYHNLLKLGKLFHVREDLFDPNSPPGIFYFTGELNNIFAFKHRFAHIKMEAKYVDPLLSIPNFHAYIYNGEILGKAKIYPDIPKIEVEGDAHRLQVDKVLLPYLSEKIMEGELSSWFSFETQIRNHSRDSVTELFANMKGIGNITIKNGELVGYANFMVPVLNTLGKIIAFKGVDGRELKFETLRSDVKISGNEMYFPNMKLEIADSGMDVDGKGTVGFDQKIDMRLHLRLGGKIIGKGLQIPIIYAGTFGKSIPYVDPIWLGSVYTGMTLLGPYLIVVGGPYAGGVAGSVIGEYVRDLWDGVTGLFGGSSSDSDKKQKEK, encoded by the coding sequence ATGCGCTCCTGGGATGTACTCAATCGGTATTTAGAAGAAAATAAGATCCGCTATATCTCCGCTCTCGGATTTTTCGTATTATTATTCATACTGATCGTCTATATTCCTTTCGTTCAAAGAAAGGACGTTTATAAAGAATTTATATTAGATCGTCTACGAAGTTCGACCGACTTGGACATCAAAGTTGCGGATTCGGATCTATATCTTCTTCCTTTTCCCGGAATCGAACTGAATCAAATTGAGATCCGAAAAGATAATGTACTGATCGCAGTCAGCGATAAAGTAGATATAGATATATCTTGGTTCGGCTTAATCAAAAGAATGATAGAGATCAGAGATATTTCTATCAATGGTGGATCTCTTCATCTAGAAAGGAGGAAGGATGGATCTTTCGATATAGTAGAATATTTGAATGGAAAGAAGAAGGAGACAGAACAGAAGAGCAACGTAAAAGAACTTCTGGATGATGTAAATTCCAAGATCGGATTCTCCACTGAAGACTTTTTAGCAGTCAGTTTAAAGAATATCGAAATAGATAATTTCACTTTAGTATATAACGAACAAAATCACGAAAAAAAATATATAGTATATTTCAAAAAGTCCCAAGTTTCCGTTTCTTTCTATGGAAAGGATGTGGATCTTTTATTCCAAGGAAGAATAGACGATCAACCTATCGATCTGGAAATGACAGGCGGCCTGCAAAACTTCCCAATCAATTGGGAAAAATTACAATTCAGTGCAATCTTAAAAACGGAAGAACTCTCTCTTTCATTACTTAGAGAAATATTTAATATTTTTCCAGCAGGGGACTTCTCCAAAACAAAACTTTCCGGAAGAACGGAAGTCGTAAAAGAAGAAGGTACCATCTTCAAATTCAAAGTCCGAAATCAAGTTAAGGATCTTGCATATAAAGGAGGACTTCCTTTTGGGAATATCAGATTGAACGTGGACTTCGATCTGGATTTGATCAATAAAAAGGTAGCCTTTCCTTTTATAGAAGCCGTTTGGGAAGGGGTGGCAAAAGCCACAGCAAAAGGAAGCGTAAACTGGAAGAACAGAAGTTTAGGTCAGTTCGATATCAAAGCAGATTACGGAGACTATCATAATCTTTTAAAATTAGGAAAACTATTCCATGTAAGAGAAGATCTTTTTGATCCGAATTCTCCTCCCGGTATCTTCTATTTTACCGGGGAATTAAATAATATTTTCGCATTCAAACATAGATTCGCTCATATAAAAATGGAAGCCAAGTATGTGGATCCGCTTCTTTCTATTCCGAATTTTCATGCGTATATCTATAACGGAGAAATATTAGGAAAAGCCAAAATATATCCGGATATACCAAAGATAGAAGTAGAGGGAGATGCGCATAGACTCCAAGTAGATAAGGTCCTTCTCCCATATTTATCCGAGAAAATTATGGAAGGTGAACTTTCTAGTTGGTTCTCTTTCGAAACCCAGATCAGAAATCATTCCAGAGATTCCGTGACCGAACTTTTTGCAAACATGAAAGGGATCGGAAATATCACGATCAAAAACGGTGAGCTAGTCGGTTATGCAAACTTTATGGTGCCGGTCTTAAATACTCTTGGTAAAATTATCGCATTCAAAGGTGTAGACGGACGAGAGTTAAAATTTGAGACCCTTAGATCGGATGTAAAAATTTCAGGCAATGAGATGTACTTTCCTAATATGAAACTGGAAATTGCGGATAGCGGAATGGATGTGGATGGAAAAGGCACTGTCGGTTTCGATCAAAAAATCGATATGAGACTACATCTTCGTCTAGGCGGAAAAATTATCGGGAAAGGGTTACAAATCCCAATCATTTACGCAGGAACTTTCGGAAAAAGTATACCTTATGTAGATCCAATTTGGCTCGGAAGTGTATATACCGGTATGACACTTCTCGGCCCTTATCTGATTGTTGTCGGCGGACCTTACGCGGGAGGGGTCGCAGGGTCCGTAATTGGAGAATATGTCCGAGATCTTTGGGACGGTGTTACCGGTCTATTCGGTGGAAGTAGTTCAGACTCGGACAAAAAACAAAAAGAGAAATAA
- a CDS encoding LTA synthase family protein, protein MKRLPTNLKLIGGYAIYFVLILILYKAAFLWVYSYRLEGAETKDVLWAILVGLRFDISVIGMILGPFAFLSCLPYINRFKFFNFFWGYFPIVISVWMLSHLIADIVYFENANKHIGYEGFVFIGKDMGVILRSAFEQNPFLAVVASLLVLVFLPLSTYLFLKFNPYKHEPESWKRDSILSFVVLVLVVFAIRGGVQETPLRASNAIVSGHSFVNNIALNGVFTSIMDLKSQSIPNYLKLETKESVRIVREEISYEGADFIGKKYPLLRKQKQTNNGKPPNIVLILLENWTGKFIDPISDGKVFGKELTPNFNKLLRKGRFYTRFFASGGRTTNGMMSILTGLPDRPGLTVVRTHQVLGNFSGIGNIFKGLGYDTFFVTGGDLSFDNKATLMPHWGFDSVLGEKEIAKLNRFKIGAWGYDDADVLQVLHEKISESKKPFLGVSLTLSTHYPYRAPDPKFRIFKDDERDFEYLNVYHYADWALKDFMDRAEKSKYFDNTIFVFVADHTHHRYLDYYEDRNIPFLIYSPGKILPAIDDRDASQLDVIPTILGLVGKEAYFSAMGRNLLAPKKTESAYFAYGNLIGWIESDLFYIHFVDGNRNLKYSAKGPREEVNLCDTEARICDSHFNKARAFLNLSHELMNQNLVFPTKEELERKEY, encoded by the coding sequence ATGAAACGTTTACCAACCAATCTTAAATTGATCGGCGGATATGCCATCTACTTTGTTCTAATTCTAATTCTTTATAAAGCAGCTTTTCTTTGGGTGTATTCCTATAGATTAGAAGGTGCGGAAACCAAGGATGTTTTGTGGGCAATCTTGGTAGGACTTAGGTTCGATATTTCCGTGATCGGAATGATCTTAGGACCGTTTGCTTTTCTTTCTTGTCTTCCTTATATAAATCGATTTAAGTTTTTCAACTTTTTCTGGGGATACTTTCCGATCGTGATCAGCGTTTGGATGCTTTCACATTTGATAGCTGATATAGTTTATTTCGAAAATGCGAATAAACATATAGGTTATGAAGGTTTCGTATTCATTGGAAAGGATATGGGTGTGATCTTAAGATCCGCCTTTGAACAGAATCCTTTCTTAGCTGTGGTGGCTTCCCTTTTAGTTTTGGTATTCTTACCTTTATCTACTTATCTATTCTTAAAATTTAATCCTTACAAACATGAACCTGAATCTTGGAAAAGGGACTCTATTCTTTCTTTTGTAGTTTTAGTACTCGTTGTTTTCGCGATCCGAGGAGGTGTTCAAGAGACTCCTTTGAGAGCGAGTAATGCAATCGTTTCCGGACATTCTTTCGTAAACAATATTGCATTGAATGGTGTATTTACTTCCATCATGGATTTAAAAAGCCAATCCATTCCGAATTATTTAAAATTAGAAACCAAAGAATCTGTTCGTATAGTTAGAGAAGAGATCTCTTATGAAGGTGCTGATTTTATCGGAAAAAAATATCCTTTATTAAGAAAACAGAAACAAACAAACAACGGGAAACCCCCGAATATAGTTTTGATCCTTCTGGAAAATTGGACCGGAAAATTTATAGATCCGATCAGTGATGGAAAAGTATTCGGAAAAGAACTCACTCCTAATTTTAATAAACTGTTACGAAAAGGAAGATTTTATACCAGATTTTTTGCCTCAGGTGGAAGAACTACTAATGGTATGATGTCCATTCTTACCGGATTGCCTGATAGACCGGGACTGACGGTTGTTCGAACTCACCAAGTACTAGGCAATTTTTCCGGGATAGGAAATATTTTCAAAGGTTTAGGATACGATACATTCTTCGTAACCGGTGGAGATTTAAGTTTTGATAATAAAGCAACTTTAATGCCTCATTGGGGATTTGATTCTGTTTTAGGCGAAAAAGAGATCGCTAAGTTGAATCGATTTAAGATAGGAGCTTGGGGATATGATGATGCAGATGTGCTTCAGGTGCTGCACGAAAAAATTTCAGAATCAAAAAAACCTTTTTTAGGAGTTTCTCTTACCTTATCCACACATTATCCGTACCGGGCTCCAGATCCTAAATTCAGGATCTTTAAAGATGATGAGAGAGACTTCGAATATCTAAACGTGTATCACTATGCGGATTGGGCTCTTAAGGATTTTATGGACCGAGCGGAAAAATCCAAGTATTTTGATAATACGATTTTTGTATTTGTAGCGGATCATACTCACCATCGTTATTTGGATTATTACGAAGATAGGAATATTCCGTTTTTAATATATTCCCCGGGGAAAATTCTACCTGCTATAGATGATAGAGATGCTTCTCAATTGGATGTTATTCCTACGATCTTGGGTCTTGTTGGTAAAGAAGCTTACTTTTCTGCTATGGGAAGGAATTTGCTTGCTCCTAAAAAGACAGAGTCTGCGTACTTTGCCTATGGAAATTTGATCGGTTGGATCGAGTCCGATCTATTCTATATCCATTTTGTGGATGGAAATCGTAACTTAAAATATTCCGCAAAGGGTCCAAGGGAAGAAGTAAACCTTTGTGATACGGAAGCCCGGATCTGTGATTCTCATTTTAATAAAGCAAGAGCATTCTTGAATCTAAGTCATGAATTGATGAATCAGAATTTGGTATTTCCAACTAAGGAAGAGTTGGAAAGAAAAGAGTACTAA
- a CDS encoding ABC transporter ATP-binding protein — protein sequence MKLLEIKDLNVSYGKDGFFGGRKSVIKAVENVNLEMEEGETFSLVGESGCGKSTLGRAILRLLKSDSGSIFFKGKEIIDLKEKEFLPLRKQIQIVFQDPYSSLNPRRNIKDILTEGLFIHENYTDEQAEKEAADILEKVGLSPEILNRYPHEFSGGQRQRIAIARALILKPEFILFDEAVSALDVSNQAQVLLLLQKLKADFGLSYLFISHDLGIVKSISDKIAVMYLGKIVEIGTKSQIAERPSHPYTKALFGAVFEVENRKIRKTPLQGEVPSILKKPKGCHFHTRCPIAKEICSETIPEWKDLGEGHKSYCHFPDGK from the coding sequence ATGAAACTTTTAGAGATCAAAGACCTGAATGTAAGCTACGGAAAAGACGGCTTTTTTGGTGGAAGAAAATCAGTAATCAAAGCGGTAGAAAATGTAAATTTAGAAATGGAAGAAGGAGAAACCTTTAGCCTAGTAGGAGAATCCGGCTGCGGAAAATCCACACTAGGCAGAGCAATACTCAGACTTCTAAAATCGGATTCTGGGTCTATATTCTTCAAAGGAAAGGAAATCATAGATCTAAAAGAAAAAGAATTTTTACCTCTCCGAAAACAGATCCAAATCGTATTCCAAGATCCTTATTCTTCCCTAAACCCAAGAAGAAATATTAAAGATATTTTAACTGAAGGTTTGTTTATCCACGAAAATTATACGGACGAACAAGCGGAAAAGGAGGCAGCCGATATTTTGGAAAAAGTAGGGCTTTCTCCCGAAATCCTAAATAGATATCCTCATGAATTCTCAGGGGGGCAAAGACAAAGAATAGCGATCGCAAGAGCTCTTATCCTAAAACCTGAATTTATACTTTTTGATGAAGCAGTTTCCGCTCTAGATGTTTCCAACCAAGCTCAGGTACTTCTTCTATTACAAAAATTGAAAGCGGATTTTGGTCTTTCCTATCTTTTTATCTCTCATGATCTGGGGATCGTAAAATCTATCTCGGATAAGATCGCAGTCATGTATTTGGGAAAGATCGTAGAAATAGGCACCAAGTCCCAAATTGCAGAAAGACCTTCTCATCCTTATACGAAAGCATTATTCGGAGCAGTATTCGAAGTTGAAAATCGAAAGATCCGAAAAACTCCTCTACAAGGAGAAGTGCCAAGTATATTAAAAAAACCGAAAGGTTGCCATTTCCATACTCGATGCCCTATCGCAAAAGAGATCTGTTCCGAAACTATTCCGGAATGGAAAGATCTAGGCGAAGGTCATAAGTCCTATTGTCATTTTCCGGACGGAAAATAA